Proteins encoded in a region of the Streptomyces sp. PCS3-D2 genome:
- the nuoL gene encoding NADH-quinone oxidoreductase subunit L, with amino-acid sequence MENLIALLIAAPLLGAVVLLCGGRRLDKAGHWIGTLLAAVSFGIGVALFADMLGRSAEDRTLTQKLYTWIPVEGFQADMAFQLDQLSMTFVLLISGVGTLIHVYSIGYMEHDERRRRFFGYLNLFVAAMLLLVLADNYLLLYFGWEGVGLASYLLIGFWQHKPSAATAAKKAFLVNRVGDMGLSIAIMLMFTTFGTFAFGPVFGAVGEASEGKLTAIGLMLLLAACGKSAQVPLQSWLGDAMEGPTPVSALIHAATMVTAGVYLIVRSAAVFNAAPDAQLVVTVVGAVTLLFGAIVGCAKDDIKKALAGSTMSQIGYMILAAGLGPIGYVFAIMHLVTHGFFKAGLFLGAGSVMHGMNDEVDMRKYGALRKYMPVTFVTFGLGYLAIIGFPGLSGFFSKDMIIEAAFAKGGTEGWILGGVTLLGAGITAFYMTRVMLLTFFGEKRWQPSADGHEPHPHESPKSMTVPMVILAFGSVFAGAFFEIGERFLKWLEPVTGYAHGNPPVSATTVTAATMVMLLAGVGIAWAMYGKRPVPVVAPRGSLLTRAARRDLYQDDFNHVVLVRGGEHLTRSLVYVDHSLVDGVVNGTAASVGGLSGRLRRLQNGYARSYAVSMFGGTAILIAATLLMRAV; translated from the coding sequence GTGGAGAACCTGATTGCGCTGCTGATCGCGGCGCCGCTGCTCGGAGCGGTGGTGCTGCTCTGCGGCGGCCGGCGCCTCGACAAGGCCGGCCACTGGATCGGCACCCTGCTCGCGGCCGTCTCCTTCGGGATCGGCGTCGCGCTCTTCGCCGACATGCTGGGGCGCAGCGCCGAGGACCGGACGCTGACCCAGAAGCTGTACACCTGGATCCCCGTCGAGGGCTTCCAGGCGGACATGGCCTTCCAGCTGGACCAGCTGTCGATGACCTTCGTCCTGCTGATCTCGGGCGTCGGCACGCTCATTCACGTGTACTCGATCGGGTACATGGAGCACGACGAGCGCCGCCGCCGCTTCTTCGGCTACCTGAACCTGTTCGTCGCGGCCATGCTGCTGCTGGTCCTCGCCGACAACTACCTGCTGCTGTACTTCGGCTGGGAGGGCGTGGGCCTCGCCTCGTACCTGCTGATCGGCTTCTGGCAGCACAAGCCCAGCGCGGCCACCGCCGCGAAGAAGGCGTTCCTGGTCAACCGCGTCGGCGACATGGGCCTGTCGATCGCGATCATGCTGATGTTCACCACCTTCGGGACCTTCGCCTTCGGGCCGGTGTTCGGCGCGGTGGGGGAGGCCTCCGAGGGCAAGCTCACCGCCATCGGCCTGATGCTGCTGCTCGCGGCCTGCGGCAAGTCGGCTCAGGTGCCGCTGCAGTCCTGGCTCGGGGACGCGATGGAGGGCCCGACCCCGGTCTCGGCCCTCATCCACGCGGCCACGATGGTGACCGCCGGCGTCTACTTGATCGTCCGCTCCGCCGCGGTCTTCAACGCCGCCCCCGACGCCCAGTTGGTGGTCACCGTCGTGGGAGCGGTCACGCTGCTCTTCGGTGCGATCGTCGGTTGCGCGAAGGACGACATCAAGAAGGCCCTGGCGGGGTCGACGATGTCGCAGATCGGCTACATGATCCTCGCCGCGGGCCTCGGCCCGATCGGCTACGTCTTCGCGATCATGCACCTGGTGACGCACGGCTTCTTCAAGGCCGGCCTCTTCCTCGGCGCCGGTTCCGTGATGCACGGGATGAACGACGAGGTCGACATGCGCAAGTACGGGGCCTTGAGGAAGTACATGCCGGTCACCTTCGTCACCTTCGGGCTCGGCTACCTGGCGATCATCGGCTTCCCGGGCCTGTCCGGCTTCTTCTCCAAGGACATGATCATCGAGGCGGCGTTCGCGAAGGGCGGCACCGAGGGCTGGATCCTCGGCGGGGTCACCCTGCTGGGCGCCGGCATCACCGCCTTCTACATGACCCGCGTCATGCTCCTCACCTTCTTCGGCGAGAAGCGCTGGCAGCCGTCCGCCGACGGCCACGAGCCGCACCCGCACGAGTCCCCGAAGTCCATGACCGTCCCGATGGTCATCCTCGCCTTCGGATCGGTCTTCGCCGGTGCCTTCTTCGAGATCGGCGAGCGTTTCCTGAAGTGGCTGGAGCCCGTCACCGGCTACGCGCACGGCAACCCGCCGGTCAGCGCCACGACGGTCACCGCGGCCACCATGGTGATGCTCCTCGCGGGCGTCGGCATCGCGTGGGCGATGTACGGCAAGCGGCCCGTCCCGGTCGTCGCCCCGCGCGGCTCCCTCCTCACCCGGGCGGCCCGCCGCGACCTGTACCAGGACGACTTCAACCACGTCGTGCTGGTGCGCGGCGGGGAGCACCTGACCCGCTCCCTCGTGTACGTCGACCACAGCCTGGTCGACGGGGTGGTCAACGGGACGGCCGCCTCGGTCGGCGGTCTCTCGGGCCGACTGCGCAGGCTGCAGAACGGCTACGCCCGCAGCTACGCGGTCTCGATGTTCGGGGGGACGGCGATCCTCATCGCCGCGACCCTGCTGATGAGGGCGGTGTGA
- the nuoK gene encoding NADH-quinone oxidoreductase subunit NuoK, which produces MNPVNYLYLAALLFTIGAVGVLIRKNAIVLFMCIELMLNACNLAFVAFSRMHGNLDGQIIAFFTMVVAAAEVVVGLAIIVSLFRTRHSASVDDASLMKL; this is translated from the coding sequence GTGAATCCGGTCAACTACCTGTACCTGGCGGCCCTGCTGTTCACGATCGGCGCCGTCGGGGTGCTGATCCGCAAGAACGCGATCGTGCTGTTCATGTGCATCGAGCTGATGCTCAACGCCTGCAACCTGGCCTTCGTCGCGTTCTCCCGGATGCACGGCAACCTCGACGGTCAGATCATCGCCTTCTTCACGATGGTCGTCGCCGCCGCCGAGGTCGTGGTCGGCCTGGCGATCATCGTGTCGCTGTTCCGTACCCGCCACTCGGCCTCGGTCGACGACGCCAGCCTGATGAAGCTGTAA
- a CDS encoding NADH-quinone oxidoreductase subunit J, which produces MSAIAATVTSTGEAVQFWVLGTVAVIGALATILMKKAVHSALSLAGTMIILAVFYLANGAYFLGVVQVIVYTGAIMMLFLFVVMLVGVTAADSLKETIKGQRWLALLCGLGFGILLCAGIGHAGLGHFNGLGRINSAGHVEGLAQLIFTKYVFAFEITGALLITAAVGAMVLTHRERTERAATQRELAERRVREGVQLPPLPAPGVYARHNAVDVPGLLPDGTPSELTVSRTLRDRGQVRDVSGEALDDLKALEQRSAERLGREEASK; this is translated from the coding sequence ATGAGCGCCATCGCCGCGACCGTCACCTCCACCGGTGAGGCCGTGCAGTTCTGGGTCCTCGGCACCGTCGCCGTCATCGGTGCGCTGGCCACGATCCTGATGAAGAAGGCCGTGCACAGCGCACTCAGCCTCGCCGGGACGATGATCATCCTGGCGGTCTTCTACCTCGCCAACGGGGCGTACTTCCTGGGCGTCGTCCAGGTCATCGTCTACACCGGCGCGATCATGATGCTCTTCCTCTTCGTGGTCATGCTCGTCGGCGTCACCGCCGCCGACTCCCTGAAGGAGACCATCAAGGGGCAGCGCTGGCTGGCCCTCCTGTGCGGCCTCGGCTTCGGCATCCTGCTGTGCGCCGGCATCGGCCACGCCGGGCTGGGCCACTTCAACGGGCTCGGCCGGATCAACTCCGCCGGGCACGTCGAGGGCCTCGCCCAGCTGATCTTCACCAAGTACGTGTTCGCCTTCGAGATCACCGGCGCTCTGCTGATCACCGCAGCCGTCGGCGCGATGGTGCTCACCCACCGCGAGCGCACCGAACGGGCCGCGACCCAGCGCGAGCTGGCCGAGCGCCGCGTACGCGAGGGCGTGCAGCTCCCGCCGCTGCCCGCGCCCGGGGTCTACGCCCGCCACAACGCGGTGGACGTGCCCGGCCTGCTGCCGGACGGCACCCCGTCCGAGCTCACCGTCAGCCGGACGCTGCGCGATCGCGGCCAGGTCCGCGACGTCTCCGGCGAGGCGCTCGACGACCTCAAGGCGCTGGAGCAGCGTTCGGCGGAGCGCCTCGGCCGTGAGGAGGCCTCGAAGTGA
- the nuoI gene encoding NADH-quinone oxidoreductase subunit NuoI, with the protein MSDEKWQNPVAGFGVTFKAMFKKRLTEQYPEQQKTTAPRFHGRHQLNRHPDGLEKCIGCELCAWACPADAIYVEGADNTEEERYSPGERYGRVYQINYARCILCGLCVEACPTRALTMTNEFELADASRESLIYTKEQLLAGLTEGMVEAPHSIFPGTDEQDYYRGLVTGAAPGTVRQVAVSKGEEPAGSDDGNTAEVGA; encoded by the coding sequence ATGTCTGACGAGAAGTGGCAGAATCCGGTGGCCGGCTTCGGCGTGACCTTCAAGGCCATGTTCAAGAAGCGCCTCACCGAGCAGTACCCGGAGCAGCAGAAGACGACCGCCCCGCGCTTCCACGGACGGCACCAGCTCAACCGGCACCCCGACGGTCTGGAGAAGTGCATCGGGTGCGAGCTGTGCGCCTGGGCCTGCCCCGCCGACGCCATCTACGTGGAGGGTGCGGACAACACCGAGGAGGAGCGCTACTCCCCGGGTGAGCGGTACGGCAGGGTCTACCAGATCAACTACGCCCGCTGCATCCTGTGCGGGCTGTGCGTCGAGGCGTGCCCGACCCGGGCGCTGACCATGACGAACGAGTTCGAACTGGCCGATGCCAGCCGCGAGTCCCTCATCTACACCAAGGAGCAGCTGCTCGCCGGCCTCACCGAGGGCATGGTCGAGGCGCCGCACTCGATCTTCCCCGGTACCGACGAGCAGGACTACTACCGCGGACTGGTGACGGGCGCCGCCCCGGGCACGGTCCGGCAGGTCGCGGTCTCCAAGGGCGAGGAGCCGGCCGGCTCCGACGACGGGAACACCGCGGAGGTGGGGGCATGA
- the nuoH gene encoding NADH-quinone oxidoreductase subunit NuoH: MNTVQLAAEDLSLFGRDVWWLVVVKAVFCFAFLMVTVLFSIVWERKVVAWMQLRIGPNRHGPWGMLQSLADGVKLMLKEDIVVKRADKVVYVLAPIIAAIPAFMAIAVIPFGPAGNEVSIFGQRTSMQLTDLPIAMLYILAVASVGIYGIVLAGWSSGSTYPLLGGLRSCAQMISYEIAMGAAFASVFLYSGSMSTSAIVEAQQDRWFIVLLPVSFIIYVVTMVGETNRAPFDMPESEGDLVGGFNTEYSSIKFALFMLAEYVNMVTVSAVSVTLFLGGWRAPYPISTFWEGANHGWWPLLWFVLKVQLLLFFFIWLRGTLPRVRYDQLMKLGWKVLIPVSVVWLMMVATVRALRNENYAMADIALYVGGAVVAILLLSFVADVFRDKREKAAAADAGRDTAPFDPLAGGFPVPPKPGQHLAPVPRRRPRNERELIVSGGANTDSDREEGAENV; the protein is encoded by the coding sequence GTGAACACCGTTCAACTCGCTGCCGAGGACCTGTCCCTCTTCGGACGGGACGTCTGGTGGCTCGTCGTCGTCAAGGCGGTGTTCTGCTTCGCCTTCCTGATGGTGACGGTGCTGTTCTCCATCGTGTGGGAGCGCAAGGTCGTCGCCTGGATGCAGCTGCGCATCGGCCCCAACCGGCACGGCCCCTGGGGCATGCTCCAGTCGCTCGCCGACGGCGTGAAGCTGATGCTCAAGGAAGACATCGTCGTCAAGCGGGCCGACAAGGTGGTGTACGTCCTGGCCCCGATCATCGCGGCGATCCCGGCCTTCATGGCCATCGCGGTGATCCCCTTCGGACCGGCCGGCAACGAGGTCTCCATCTTCGGGCAGCGCACCTCGATGCAGCTGACCGACCTGCCCATCGCGATGCTCTACATCCTCGCGGTGGCCTCCGTCGGCATCTACGGCATCGTCCTCGCCGGCTGGTCCTCCGGCTCCACCTACCCGCTCCTCGGCGGCCTGCGCTCCTGCGCGCAGATGATCTCCTACGAGATCGCGATGGGTGCGGCCTTCGCCTCGGTCTTCCTCTACTCCGGGTCGATGTCGACCTCGGCGATCGTGGAGGCCCAGCAGGACCGCTGGTTCATCGTGCTGCTGCCGGTGTCCTTCATCATCTACGTCGTCACGATGGTCGGCGAGACCAACCGCGCCCCCTTCGACATGCCGGAGTCCGAGGGCGACCTGGTCGGCGGTTTCAACACCGAATACTCGTCCATCAAGTTCGCGCTGTTCATGCTCGCCGAGTACGTCAACATGGTCACCGTCTCGGCGGTCTCGGTCACGCTGTTCCTCGGCGGCTGGCGGGCCCCGTACCCGATCAGCACCTTCTGGGAGGGCGCCAACCACGGCTGGTGGCCGCTCCTCTGGTTCGTCCTCAAGGTGCAGCTGCTCCTCTTCTTCTTCATCTGGCTGCGCGGCACGCTGCCCCGCGTGCGCTACGACCAGCTGATGAAGCTCGGCTGGAAGGTCCTGATCCCGGTCTCCGTGGTCTGGCTGATGATGGTCGCCACCGTCCGGGCCCTGCGCAACGAGAACTACGCGATGGCGGACATCGCCCTCTACGTCGGCGGCGCCGTCGTGGCGATCCTGCTGCTCTCCTTCGTCGCGGACGTCTTCCGCGACAAGCGCGAGAAGGCGGCGGCCGCGGACGCCGGCCGGGACACCGCGCCCTTCGATCCGCTGGCGGGCGGGTTCCCCGTACCGCCCAAGCCCGGCCAGCACCTGGCACCCGTACCGCGCAGGCGGCCCCGCAACGAGCGCGAGCTGATCGTCAGTGGCGGCGCGAACACCGACAGTGACCGAGAGGAGGGTGCTGAGAATGTCTGA
- a CDS encoding NADH-quinone oxidoreductase subunit G, translating into MTVTTTAASGGEPAVPPEDLVSLTIDGAELSVPKGTLVIRAAEQLGIEIPRFCDHPLLPPAGACRQCIVEVEGQRKPMASCTITCTDGMVVRTQLTSEVADKAQRGVMELLLINHPLDCPVCDKGGECPLQNQAMSHGNAESRFEGRKRTYEKPVPISPQVLLDRERCVLCARCTRFSNEIAGDPMIELLERGALQQVGIGEGDPFESYFSGNTIQICPVGALTSAAYRFRSRPFDLVSSPSVCEHCAGGCATRTDHRRGKVLRRLAAEDPEVNEEWVCDKGRFGFRYAQRPDRLTTPLVRSAAGVLEPASWPEALEAAANGLAAARGRAGVLTGGRLTVEDAYAYAKFARVVLDTNDIDFRARVHSAEEADFLAATVAGTGKDLDGDGVTYTSLEAAPAVLLAGIEAEEEAPGVFLRLRKAHRRSKQRTFALAPFATRGLQKAGGTLLAAAPGTEPDWLDALSSRTGLEAGGAEAAEALRAPGAVIVVGERLAGVPGALTAAVRAAAATGAKLVWIPRRAGERAAVEAGALPSLLPGGRPATDPRARDEVATAWGLDELPHRYGRDTGQIVEAAATRELSALLVAGVEVTDLPDPARARTALKEAFVVSLELRPGEVTDHADVVLPVAAVAEKAGAFINWEGRVRPFEAALKPDQMTRRLAPADARVLHMLADAADRPIDLPDVHAVRRELERLGPWEGALAAEQSTDPVPLPRPGVGEAVLAGHRLLLDRGLLQEGDEALAGTRHEAAARLSAATATETGVKEGDVLAVTGPAGTVELPLRIAEMPDRVVWLPLNSTGSGVLADAGARPGTLVRIGPATPAGAGDTTAEVGA; encoded by the coding sequence ATGACCGTCACCACTACGGCCGCCTCCGGAGGGGAACCCGCCGTCCCGCCGGAGGACCTGGTCTCGCTGACCATCGACGGAGCCGAGCTCTCGGTGCCCAAGGGCACCCTCGTCATCCGCGCCGCCGAACAACTCGGCATCGAGATCCCCCGGTTCTGCGACCACCCCCTCCTTCCCCCCGCCGGCGCCTGCCGCCAGTGCATCGTCGAGGTCGAGGGCCAGCGCAAGCCGATGGCCTCCTGCACCATCACCTGCACCGACGGCATGGTCGTCAGGACCCAGCTGACCTCCGAGGTCGCCGACAAGGCCCAGCGCGGGGTGATGGAGCTGCTGCTCATCAACCACCCGCTGGACTGCCCCGTCTGCGACAAGGGCGGCGAGTGCCCGCTGCAGAACCAGGCGATGTCGCACGGCAACGCCGAGTCCCGCTTCGAGGGCAGGAAGCGGACCTACGAGAAGCCCGTCCCGATCTCCCCGCAGGTCCTGCTCGACCGGGAGCGGTGCGTCCTGTGCGCCCGCTGCACCCGCTTCTCCAACGAGATCGCAGGCGACCCGATGATCGAGCTCCTGGAGCGCGGCGCACTCCAGCAGGTCGGCATCGGCGAGGGCGATCCCTTCGAGTCGTACTTCTCCGGCAACACCATCCAGATCTGCCCGGTCGGTGCCCTCACCTCGGCCGCGTACCGGTTCCGCTCCCGCCCCTTCGACCTCGTCTCCTCCCCGAGCGTGTGCGAGCACTGCGCGGGCGGCTGCGCGACCCGTACCGACCACCGGCGCGGCAAGGTGCTGCGGCGCCTCGCCGCGGAGGACCCCGAGGTCAACGAGGAATGGGTCTGCGACAAGGGCCGCTTCGGGTTCCGCTACGCACAGCGCCCGGACCGCCTGACCACCCCGCTGGTGCGCAGCGCCGCCGGGGTCCTGGAACCGGCGAGCTGGCCCGAGGCCCTGGAGGCCGCCGCGAACGGGCTCGCCGCCGCACGCGGCCGGGCCGGAGTGCTCACCGGCGGCCGGCTCACCGTCGAGGACGCCTACGCCTACGCCAAGTTCGCCCGGGTCGTGCTCGACACCAACGACATCGACTTCCGGGCCCGCGTGCACAGCGCGGAGGAGGCCGACTTCCTGGCCGCCACCGTCGCCGGCACCGGCAAGGACCTCGACGGCGACGGCGTCACCTACACCTCGCTGGAGGCGGCGCCCGCGGTGCTGCTCGCCGGCATCGAGGCCGAGGAGGAGGCCCCCGGGGTCTTCCTGCGGCTGCGCAAGGCCCACCGCAGGTCCAAGCAGCGGACCTTCGCCCTGGCCCCCTTCGCCACCCGCGGACTTCAGAAGGCCGGCGGCACCCTCCTGGCGGCCGCTCCCGGCACCGAGCCCGACTGGCTCGACGCGCTGTCCTCGCGGACCGGCCTGGAGGCGGGCGGCGCGGAGGCCGCCGAGGCGCTGCGCGCACCGGGCGCCGTCATCGTCGTCGGAGAGCGCCTCGCCGGTGTGCCCGGTGCGCTGACCGCCGCCGTACGGGCGGCCGCCGCCACCGGGGCGAAGCTCGTGTGGATCCCGCGCCGGGCCGGGGAGCGGGCGGCCGTCGAGGCCGGCGCCCTGCCGTCCCTGCTGCCGGGCGGCCGTCCGGCCACCGACCCGCGGGCCCGCGACGAGGTCGCCACCGCCTGGGGCCTGGACGAACTCCCGCACCGCTACGGCCGCGACACCGGCCAGATCGTCGAGGCGGCGGCCACCCGGGAACTGTCCGCGTTGCTGGTCGCGGGTGTGGAGGTCACCGACCTGCCGGACCCGGCCCGCGCGCGGACCGCCCTCAAGGAGGCCTTCGTGGTCTCCCTGGAACTGCGGCCCGGCGAGGTCACCGACCACGCGGACGTGGTCCTGCCGGTCGCCGCGGTCGCCGAGAAGGCGGGCGCGTTCATCAACTGGGAAGGGCGCGTCCGGCCCTTCGAGGCCGCGCTCAAGCCCGACCAGATGACCCGCCGGCTCGCCCCGGCCGACGCCCGCGTGCTGCACATGCTGGCCGACGCCGCCGACCGGCCGATCGACCTGCCCGACGTGCACGCCGTACGCCGCGAACTGGAGCGGCTCGGCCCCTGGGAGGGCGCGCTCGCCGCCGAGCAGTCCACCGACCCGGTGCCGCTGCCCCGTCCGGGCGTCGGCGAGGCGGTCCTCGCCGGTCACCGGCTCCTGCTGGACCGGGGCCTGCTCCAGGAGGGCGACGAGGCCCTGGCCGGTACCCGGCACGAGGCCGCAGCCCGGCTGTCGGCCGCCACGGCCACCGAGACGGGCGTCAAGGAGGGCGACGTCCTCGCGGTCACCGGCCCCGCCGGCACGGTGGAACTCCCGCTCCGGATCGCCGAGATGCCCGACCGCGTCGTCTGGCTCCCGCTGAACTCCACCGGCTCCGGCGTCCTCGCCGACGCCGGAGCCCGCCCGGGCACCCTCGTACGCATCGGCCCGGCGACCCCGGCCGGCGCAGGCGACACCACTGCGGAGGTGGGCGCGTGA